A single Mus caroli chromosome 15, CAROLI_EIJ_v1.1, whole genome shotgun sequence DNA region contains:
- the Elfn2 gene encoding protein phosphatase 1 regulatory subunit 29, whose translation MLRLGLCAAALLCVCQPGAVHADCWLIEGDKGYVWLAICSQNQPPYETIPQHINSTVHDLRLNENKLKAVLYSSLNRFGNLTDLNLTKNEISYIEDGAFLGQTSLQVLQLGYNRLSNLTEGMLRGMSRLQFLFVQHNLIEVVTPTAFSECPSLISIDLSSNRLSRLDGATFASLASLMVCELAGNPFNCECDLFGFLAWLVVFNNVTKNYDRLQCESPREFAGYPLLVPRPYHSLNAITVLQAKCRNGSMPARPVSHPTPYSTDAQREPDENSGFNPDEILSVEPPASSTTDASAGPAIKLHQVTFTSATLVVIIPHPYSKMYVLVQYNNSYFSDVMTLKNKKEIVTLDKLRAHTEYTFCVTSLRNSRRFNHTCLTFTTRDLVPGDLAPSTSTTTHYIMTILGCLFGMVIVLGAVYYCLRKRRMQEEKQKSVNVKKTILEMRYGADVDAGSIVHAAQKLGEPPVLPVARMSSIPSMVGEKLPTSKGLEAGLDTPKVATKGNYIEVRTGAAGDSLARPEEELPEIENGQGSAAEISTIAKEVDKVNQIINNCIDALKLDSASFLGGGGGGGGGGGDSDLAFECQSLPAAPAASSAATPGALERPSFLSPSYKESSHHPLQRQLSADAAVSRKTCSVSSSGSIKSAKVFSLDVPDHPTPTGLAKSDSKYIEKGSPLNSPLDRLPLVPTGSSGSSGGGGGIHHLEVKPAYHCSEHRHSFPALYYEEGADSLSQRVSFLKPLTRSKRDSTYSQLSPRHYYSGYSSSPEYSSESTHKIWERFRPYKKHHREEVYMAAGHALRKKVQFAKDEDLHDILDYWKGVSAQQKL comes from the coding sequence ATGCTGCGCCTGGGGCTGTGTGCGGCAGCGCTGCTGTGCGTGTGCCAGCCAGGGGCTGTGCACGCTGACTGCTGGCTCATCGAGGGGGACAAGGGCTACGTGTGGCTGGCCATCTGCAGCCAGAACCAGCCGCCATATGAGACCATCCCTCAGCACATCAACAGCACCGTGCATGACCTGCGGCTCAATGAAAACAAGCTCAAGGCCGTGCTCTATTCCTCCCTCAACCGCTTCGGGAACCTCACGGACCTCAACCTCACCAAGAACGAGATTTCCTACATCGAGGATGGTGCCTTCCTGGGCCAGACGAGCCTGCAGGTCCTGCAGCTGGGCTACAACCGGCTCAGCAACCTGACTGAGGGCATGCTGCGAGGTATGAGCCGCCTGCAGTTCCTCTTCGTCCAGCACAACCTCATTGAGGTGGTGACGCCCACCGCCTTCTCCGAGTGCCCCAGTCTCATCAGCATCGACCTCTCCTCCAACCGCCTCAGCCGCCTGGACGGCGCGACCTTTGCCAGCCTGGCCAGCCTGATGGTGTGTGAGCTGGCTGGCAACCCCTTCAACTGTGAGTGTGACCTCTTCGGCTTCCTAGCCTGGCTTGTGGTCTTCAACAATGTCACCAAGAACTATGATCGCCTGCAGTGTGAGTCACCGAGGGAGTTTGCCGGTTACCCACTGCTCGTGCCCCGACCTTACCACAGCCTCAATGCCATCACTGTCCTGCAGGCCAAGTGCCGCAACGGCTCAATGCCTGCCCGGCCTGTGAGTCACCCCACACCCTATTCCACGGATGCGCAGAGGGAGCCTGACGAGAACTCAGGCTTCAATCCTGACGAGATCCTCTCAGTGGAGCCGCCGGCCTCCTCCACCACAGATGCATCTGCTGGGCCGGCCATCAAGCTGCACCAAGTCACATTCACCTCGGCCACCCTGGTTGTCATCATCCCCCACCCTTATAGCAAGATGTATGTTCTGGTCCAGTACAACAATAGCTACTTCTCCGACGTCATGACACTCAAGAACAAGAAAGAGATTGTGACGTTGGACAAGCTGCGAGCGCACACCGAGTACACCTTCTGTGTCACCTCGCTGCGCAACAGCCGCCGCTTCAACCACACCTGCCTGACCTTCACCACGCGGGACCTCGTGCCCGGGGATCTGGCCCCCAGCACCTCCACCACCACGCACTATATCATGACTATCCTGGGCTGCCTGTTTGGCATGGTCATCGTGCTGGGGGCTGTCTACTACTGCCTGCGGAAGCGGCGCATgcaagaggagaagcagaagtcCGTCAATGTTAAGAAGACCATCTTAGAGATGCGCTATGGCGCCGACGTGGATGCTGGCTCCATAGTGCATGCTGCACAGAAGCTGGGCGAGCCACCGGTGCTGCCCGTGGCCAGAATGTCCTCTATTCCTTCCATGGTCGGAGAGAAACTGCCCACCTCCAAGGGTCTGGAGGCTGGGCTGGACACACCCAAGGTGGCTACCAAAGGCAACTATATTGAGGTACGCACAGGTGCTGCAGGAGACAGCCTGGCCCGGCCTGAGGAAGAGCTTCCAGAAATCGAAAATGGCCAGGGCTCAGCGGCTGAGATCTCCACCATTGCCAAGGAGGTGGACAAGGTCAACCAGATCATTAACAATTGCATCGATGCCCTCAAGCTGGATTCAGCCTCTTTCCTTGggggtggcggcggcggcggtggagGCGGCGGGGACTCCGATCTGGCCTTTGAGTGCCAGTCCCTCCCTGCGGCTCCTGCTGCCTCCTCGGCTGCCACTCCTGGGGCGCTGGAGCGGCCCAGCTTCCTGTCACCCTCCTACAAGGAGAGCTCCCACCACCCGCTGCAGCGCCAGCTGAGTGCCGACGCTGCAGTGAGCCGCAAGACCTGCAGCGTGTCATCCAGTGGCTCCATCAAGAGCGCCAAGGTCTTCAGTCTGGATGTGCCAGACCACCCGACCCCCACAGGACTGGCTAAGAGCGACTCCAAGTACATTGAGAAAGGCAGCCCCCTCAACAGCCCGCTGGACAGGCTTCCCCTGGTGCCCACGGGCAGCAGCGGGAgcagtggtgggggtggtggcatCCACCACCTGGAGGTGAAGCCGGCCTACCACTGCAGCGAGCACCGGCACAGCTTCCCTGCTCTCTACTACGAGGAGGGCGCCGACAGCCTGAGCCAGCGTGTGTCCTTCCTCAAGCCACTGACCCGCTCTAAGCGAGACTCCACCTATTCGCAGCTCTCCCCCAGACATTACTACTCAGGGTACTCCTCCAGCCCCGAGTACTCGTCTGAGAGCACACATAAGATCTGGGAGCGCTTCCGGCCCTACAAGAAGCACCATCGCGAGGAGGTATACATGGCTGCCGGCCACGCCCTGCGTAAGAAGGTCCAGTTCGCGAAGGATGAGGACCTGCATGACATCCTTGATTACTGGAAGGGGGTCTCAGCCCAGCAGAAGCTGtga